TTGGTGGTCCAGCATAAAGGAACCGTGCAATGTCCAAAGTAGACAGACCATGTAAGTATTATATGATATGTTAGAGggtataatttaatatttgtaTCATATGTAAAGTAATGACTTTACCCTTTTTTATATGTTTGGTCAATTTAATAATGGGTTTTGCTTGTTTAAAGTGTgtttggtgaattttttaatatgtttggtttgtttaaatgTTTTGTgaatttattatgtttggtttgtttggtttgtttgttTGGTGAATGTATTAAATGTATTGCATATAAATAAATGGTTATTTATTCTAATGCAGATCCTGAAGATGGATACTTTTGTATCATTCTACATTACAATGGCAAAATGTATAGGAATGGGTATGTTGGGGGTGAAATTTTCATATGGAATGATTGTCACTGGGATACACTTTCTTTGGTGGGAATAGTTGCTAAATTTGTAAGTTTAGAATGTACTGGCACATTTCAATATTACTGGAAGCAATTTGATGAGCACATTAGCAATAGTTTGAAACATCTAGGCAATGACGATGATGTGTATGAAATGGCACTAGCTGGAGTTGAATGCGGTGAGATAGATGTATATGTGAAGCCATTGACTGAAGAGGATATTTTTatagaggaagatgaattcgTGCATAGTGCAGTTGTGATAGAAGAAATTGATGAATCAACAGACCTCAACTCTCTTGTTGGAACGCATGCTAAAGGTAAGAAGAAAGTGGCAAGGGGGGTTTTATGCCTTGAGTATGGAGAATCTAGTGGTGCGGGTGTTGCTAGTATAGGAGAATCTAATGGAGGTGTGACTGAAGTTGGTGTTGATCACAATGTAGGGGAAAATGACGGTAATGATAATGTTGTAGGGGATAATGTTGGGATTGAGACCATGCCAGAAGAAGGTTTGACTGAAGTTGCTGTTGATCACAATTTAGGGGATAATGTTGGTAATAGGGGAGGTAGTGAAGCAGAAGATGTTAGTGTACATATGGGAGGAGATGACTGGAATTATGTTGATAATGGTGGGTATATGGGAGGGGCTGAAGGTGAAGCAGAAGTTAGTGGTGGATATATGGGAGGGGCTGAAGATGAAGGTGGGCATGGTGGTGATAGGGAAGAAGCTGAAAGTGGGCATGGTGATTATAGGGAAGAAGCTGAAGTTGGGCATGGTGAGGATTGGGAAGAAGCTGAAGGTGGGCAGTGTGGTGATAGGGAAGAAGCTGGAGATGAACCTGTTGTTGGTAATGCACCAAATACAAATCAAGCAAGCACTTCACAAGCAAACCATCCAGCAGAAGAGCCAGATTTTGTTGATCCAGACTATGTGCTTGAAGACAATGATGCAGACTTGGTTGATGGAGTTGAGAATGCTAGGGGTGGTAGACCAAGAACTCGAGCCGAAGTTAGGAGCAGTACTGTTGATCCAACCACAAACTTCGAACTGCAGGACAATTCATCCGAGTATGGAGACTCAGATGCATTGTATTCTGATCGAGACTCTGAAAATAAAGACGTACGTCCTAGGTATCCTGAATTCAATGCAGACCGGGATATGGCAGATCCAACTTTTCAGATTGGGATGCTTTTTAACAATGGAGACGAGTTCAAGGAAGCTTGTAGGCAGCATGGCATCAAGCACAGGTTTCAACCATGGTTTCCCCTAAATACCCCCATCAAGATTGAAGCTGTGTGTAAATCAATGGTGGGTGGGAAAGACAAGTGCCCATGGAGAGCATATGCTTCTAGGGTTGACAGGAGAGATGCAACAAACAAGACAATGCAATTAAAGAGTGGGTTCTTCAAGCATCAATGCAGCAAAGTGCATAAAAATTTTCACATGACCTATAAGTGGATAGGGAAGAAATATTTAGAGAGTTTCAGAAGTGATGCTGATTGGAAAGTGGATGCTATGATTGATGATATATCAAGGGTGATGTCTCTAACAGTTGGAAGGATGACAGCATATAGAGCTAAGCGTTATGCTTTGAAGATTATACATGGTGATGAAAGGAGCCAGTATGACAATATTTACAGGTATGGATCACTCTGTATTGTTTTATTTAGTCAACATTATAACATGTTTTTATCATTACATGTTGTAACTTGTATTGTTTTCTAATAACAGATATAGAGCAGAGATTCTAAGATCAAACCCGGGCAGCACAGTGACAGGGAGATGGAAGGATGGGAAGTTTGTGGGGATGTATGTTTGTTTAAATGCTCTCAAGTTAGCATTCAAAGCAGGATGCATAAAACTCATTTCACTGGATGGCTGCTGGTTGAAGGGGCTATATGGAGGACAACTGCTATCTGCTGTTGGCATTGATCCAAATGATTGCATATTCCCTGTAGCATATGCAATGGTTGAGAATGAAAGTAGAGAAACATGGAATTGGTTCTTGGACCTGCTAGCAGGAGATTTGGGAATTAACAACAGTAGTCAGTGGACATTCATGTCCGACAGACAAAAGGCAATCAACATACCTCTATATGCTGTGAAGCTTGCGATGAATACCATATTTAACATGTCTGCTAATTTGCCAGGGACTGATTGGGGCAGTTGAGATGTTGTTCCCAGATGCAGAACATAGGCTGTGTGTACGTCATATGTACACCAATTTCAGGAccaaattcaaggggaaagagCTAAAGGATTTGTTGTGGCATGCTGCAAGGGCACCATACTTAGCCAAACACGTTGAATGGCTGAATAAGATAGAACAAATCTCACCTGATGCAAGGGAATGGTTAAGACAGAGGCCAAGTGAACATTGGTCTAGGGCTTGCTTCACATCTAGGTATTACCTTGTTGATTCAGGTCTACAGCTTCATAATTGAGCCAACCAATGGCATGGATATGTGGCCAGATGCAGATGCAGCAGTACCAACTGAACCACCATCTCTAGTAAGAACAAAACGTGGACGAAGAATAAAGGCAAGGAGGAAGGAGGCAGAGGAATTAGAGGAGGCAGCTAGGAAGGGAAAATTAAGTAGAAAAGGAAACATGTACATGACATGTAGGAAATGTGGAGGTAAAAATCATAACAAGCGGACATGTACATCTCAAGGACAATCTTCAAGTGCCCCACAGGTAATCTCAAATTGTATTATATGAGTTGTATATCGATCTGAAGTTCTGAATTGTTATAATTGATATGAAGTATATGAGCTTGCTTGCTTATTTTAGCCTAAGAGGAGAAGAACTAGCACACCCACTCAATTTAGTGCTCCAAGACCAACTACACAACCTACAACAGTGCGTTGGATGATGCATGTAAGTGTATATGTGGAGGACTGGTTTTCATGCAATATATATTGGTGGTCACTATTATTGAATCGATGTTTGCTTGTGTTATTGTAGGGTGCAAGTCAAAGCAATACAACTGGTGGAGGACAACAGAATCAGGGCTCAAATACTGGTGGCAGACCTAATGATTCTCGTCGTTGATTGTTGATTCATTTTGTTGCTTTTTGGAACATGTTTTTGTTGTACCAATCTTATTGTGTACATGGTTATGGTTGGGGAATATGTTTTTTGTGTAATGTGCTACATGTTTTTGTTGTTGCCTTTCAATGGGCTGTAAATTTTTGAAACTCGTTTTTTGGTATGgtaccaatatatatatatatattgtactgTTTTTAAGGCACTTTCAATGCAAATGATGTTTTTAGGCACAAGTGATTTTGTATGCGTTGGATGTTTTAGGCAATTATAGTGCAGTTTTTAGGTAAGGTGCAAGTGCACTTTGTGCCTTTTTTAGGTATGATCCATTTGTAAGCACTTATAGTGCAAATGCTGTTTTTAAGGTAAGGTGCAAGTGCACTTTGTGCCTTTTTTTAGGTATGATCAATTTGTAAGCACTTATAGTGCAAATGCTGTTTTTAAGCACTTATAAAGCAAGTGTCTTCAATGATatatagaaataacaaagtctaaATACAGCAAATTAGAGTACGTTAAACCAGATTGCAAATTTCATAACAGATTTCCAAAAAGCGTACATTAACACACGGATTGCATATTTCATAACAGATTTCCGCAAAGAGTATATTAAACCTTAAAACATTTCTAACCCAACAACAATTTGGAAATGCAGCAAGCAAGCACAACAACACAGAAAATCCCAAGCCAGTTGCACAATTGTCCTCCTTTGTCATTTCTATCCTTCTCCTGCGGAATTAGTGTTGCTCCTTGCTCTGTTCCTCGTTCCATTGCCATGTCAAATTCCATGTTTCTTTCTCTTTCACAATTCTTCAATCTCTCACACTCTTTCTCAATTTTATCTAGTTTCCTCAATAATCCAATGATGACAGATTTTGCCCTTTCGTTCATTGGAGGGTCCATCCACTTAAAGAACTTACATGCATTTCGAGTCTGGCACAGAGGAGGAAAAATTAACAGGGCATTACAGAAGAAATCAAGCACAGAATCAAcgcaacattttttttaaacaaacgaCTTACCCCGAAGTTTCTACAGTTGAAGTATCTTCTCCCTGGGTTTGAATCACTCCAAGAAGTTGCCATAGGGGGCTTCAATCCCACAATGGCAATACAATCCTCCGCCAAAGTTCTGGACAGTTCgcgaagaagatgaggaaggcATAATCggtgctttttttttttgggtatcGCGATACTTCCCTTGCGATTTTGaagattagggttttttttCATGCAGTTCTTCCGATGAAGACCAACAATGTAAGAAAGAGGGAGGAAGACGCAATGTCAAGCGAGAAAGATGAAAGGATAgaggagagaggagagagagtcgTTTGGGTTTTATGATTTGTGCGGGAAACTAAGCAGGGGTATAAGTGTAATTGCATATTTAATAGGAAACGTTTTTAAATTGAAAAAGGGGTAAAGTGATAACGTGGCATGGTTGACcgacgttgaccggtcacaattacctgctgtacactttaATGGAAGGTCACTCgaagttcgtacggtttagtgtgacaaaaaattggttgtacaccaaagtgtgatttggggtaaaggttgtacaccacgtatgtaatttaccctaaaataagctactgaatttatttaaataacctactccaaaataaaattTGCCTACAATGATATATTGACCCCCTGTCCTTTTAAGCAAATTTAAAAACCTAACATAACACTGAGAGCCAATCAATATTTCAGAGAACTGGTGGTATTATATATAGCCTTTATCAACATATGCTAATCAAATTATGAAACATGCAATACCAAGAGGGAACTCTGATTGAAATTAATTAGCATACATCAAATTCTACACAGATTATGAACATGAGCTAACAAATTTTCAATGACTAGATGGTTGTTTTATgcacagaaaaagaaaagaataggtAATATGTAGCTATTATCTGCAGTTGCACATCAAATTTCCAGTCTATTCTATGACAGTACAAATTCATACAATAGCAGATTTAACGACTGTAAGTTCCTTCACTAagctatcatcaaaattttgtATCTGACTGAGTATCCTTCCACTCCTCAAATCCTTTGGTTAGAAAATACAAGTTTCTCTTGTTGGACGAAAATCTCTCCACAACATATCCAGGCACTCAAGCATAAACAATATCATggattcttcttttcttttttgtctTGATCCATTTCATCTATATCATCCCTACATAAAAACCAGTTATGCATGTATTAGTTTACACAGGCATGAAATACTTAGCAGACAATTTTATACAGTGATCATTTTCCATTCTCCCCTGTTCTCAAATAATCAAGTCACGTCAAGGAAAAACATATTAATAGATCCAATACTAGTGCACGATTTTCTAAGTATTACCTCATCTCAACTTTTACTGCAGCTGAATAATTTCTGTTAAAACTACCAACCCGGGGCCTCTCTTCCTCGTCAGGATCAGACTCATAACCCTCACCATTCCAAATGCGTTGTTTAGGTCTTCGATCCATCTTTTCTTCAGGCTACATTAAATAAAGTCTGCAACGTTTAATATAAACTAGGATATTCTTGAAAGAACCATAGAAAATGTGTAGCTGGCTAACCTCTTCTGGAGCTTCAGTTACAGGCGGTGTTGTCTGAAAAGGTACACTGGGAGTATGAGGTAGTTTAGTGAGTTGCTCCAGTAGTAAGGTCCTGAATAAATGGCACGTTGGAAAATTGTTAAAACAAAAGGGTGAACCCAGAAATAGTAACTACATTAGGACAAATAAGCCAATAACAATAAGTATGATATATGAAAAAGTTTCATGATGAAATTGCATATACAAGAATTAGAAGGACCAATAAGCCAAATGTATTTATTATACACAAGAACAACAGCAACAATCAATCAATAGTTAGTTCAACTAGTTGGGGTCGGCTGCATGGGTTCTTCTTATCCATTCGTTCATGTTCATTGTAAGATCGTCTCAAACTGAAAGATCTAACAAACATGCATGATTCATATAAAAGAAACAAATACAAGCTGAAATTACACATTTCTATGCATGAGGACATGTTCATTGGATGTACAAATGCTATGGTTGAAGTTTTCAAGGAAGACTCTGGAAGTGATGGGAACAGGATAACAATTATTTTCCAGATGAACCCCAACTTCCTGGGTTTGTTAAGTCCTTAATTTACAAATGGAAACTTCATACACTATGTAGAAAACATTAAGCCAAAGTAGAAGCTGCAGGTCTTGTCCAGAAAGATAATTGGCAGCATTTTATCTCACAGAGATCCATTAGATAGCATCACCCTCCAATGGTAACATGCattcagaaaataaaataaaaattaactgACTATAAATTCATTAGTCAAATGGTTCTATTCTCGCATCACAGAATGACAGTGCCATTTATCCATACAGGGGGGCAAGCTCAATCAGAGGAACACCCTTCAATCAATGGTAATAACTATTGCATATAAGCAATAGTTAATACAATTTATGGTACTTCCTACCCTTCAGCTGTCAAAGAAATTGTTCCCGgccctttttttttaacatagCAAATCTGACTCTAACTTCTTCAAACAGGCTATTATAGGAGTATAACAGAAGTCATCCATCCATAAATATGGAATTGTATGTCAGTTTCAGCCATTTCTATCTACCAAACTAATATTATTTACTATCGTCTACACTTACTAATTATCGATATTCAGGATAAAACTACTCAGTTTATATTAATTGTTGCAGCAAACATCAAAGTAAATTGCCAGTGTCTATCTCACCTTATCCTCTCCATATCTTTGGGTGAGTTTAGGTTCTCCATGTTGGAAGGTTCGATATGAAGTGTGTAATCTGGGCCAAAGTACTCATAATATTCATTGTAAGGCAATCTATTATCAGGTTCCACCCCAACTGCAATTGCTGTCTGTGGAAGAAGTCATAGAGGACCTCAGGACTTGCAAGAATTGTTAAGGAACTAGcatatgagagagagagagagagagagagagagcattGAAAACAACAGACCTCATAGCACCAGCAACGGGCAACATTCCGAATAGTATACCCACCACCACCCAAGACCATCAGAGGAACATTGTAAGACCTAAGAAAACGTAGGCAATCTGCGTGGCCCTTCACAGACAAGTTAAAGCACCCTAACCTATCACCTGTTAATGAATCTGCTCCACATTGGAGTACCACTGCCTCAGGCTGATAAACCTCCATAACTTTTTGAATGATGGGCCGAAATAGACCCCGGAAACTTGAATCATCCATTCCATCATTTAATGGGATATTAAGCGCATAATGCTTTCCATGTCCAGCACCTGTGTCCTTTATGTGCCCTGTCCCAGGAAAGAAATCTCCAAATTTATGAAAAGACACTGTCATTACCCTGTCAGTAGTATAGAATGCCTCCTCAACTCCATCTCCATGGTGAACATCAATATCAACATACAAGACACGCTGccaattttaaaacaaaacacacacaaaaaatcaacaaaatgtATAGTAAGCAATTAAATGCAAAGTAGCGGATGGCAACTGAACCAGGAAACTAGCTAAACTATCACTTTGATACCACATAATTGGTAGAATGCAACTCTAATTCCAACTTCAAAAGTTCTTAACCGCCCCCTAACATGCACATGCCTTTGAAATTTGTAGTAACAGAACTTGGATTCAATAATTTCGGTAAAGAAAAACTTCTAAGTGGATATGCAAACTCATATTCGCTATAATGTTGAAAAACAGATTGAACAACTAACACGAACAGTAttctagtaaaaaaaaaaagacttaaaGAAACGTATTACCCTGTGAACCTTGAGGAGCTCCAGAATCCCCAATACAATATCATTAACATAACAAAACCCTGATGCTTCACTTTTCTTGGCATGGTGCAATCCACCAGCCCAATTGAGAGCAATATCAGCATCCCCGCGATTGAGCTTGACAGCAGCCCCAATCGAACCACCAGCAGAGGCCTGACAAAAGCCAAACAGCCCATCGAAAACAGGACAATCCTCGCCAACGTTGAATCTTTTGAGCTGTCGATTATATGAAGGGTCCAAATGAGACAGAGGAGAGACGGAAGCGAGGAACTCAACATAGTCGTCGGAATGGAACTTGCGGATGTCAGTGGAAGCAGCGGGAAAGGGGCGGTTAATCTCCATACGACGGTGGAGGGAGTAATGAACGATCAAATTGTGAGCCATACGGATTCGATGGGGCTTCATCGGGTGTCCCTGGCCATAGTAGTAGTCGCCAATCGTCGGTTCGTAGAAGTATGTAACGCGGCGCTTCTTGGCATCGGTGCCGGTGGAAGAGAGGGAGGAGCCACAGGCGGCGTCGCCCATTTCCAAAAACCCTATTAGGTAAAATCTAGCggtaaaaagaaaagaaaagagaactTAATAAGACTGAGACTGTGTACGTGGTAAAATAGTTGACAAATATTCAAAGAGAGCAGAGAGGAGTCTTCCAACCGGAACAATTCACAATTTCAAGTGATGATCCTCTTCCAATTCAATTAAATGTAATTTCTAAAACAAAACTCCCATATTTATTTAGATGTATTAATGATGGAATTAATTGTTACGTTAGGCTCCGTTTAGATGAAGGTTTGACAAGATTCATTAAAGGGATGGATGGTTATTTAGTTAACCTCTAAATCGAAAGTTATTTCAaggttttttaatatttatttctcATCTAACCATCATCCTAATTTAAACTCCTTTTCAAGATAGGTTAGATAAATGAACTCCGTTCAATGAATCTCCTCTAACCCCAAAACATTGTAGAATAATTAATAGAGCAATTAATTATAAAAGAGGACTAATAGTtacattagtagaataattaATATGACAATTGAAGAAACTCTCATATTTAGTAGCATTAATCGCGAAACTAGTGGCAAAATTAATAGAATAATTAATAGGGCAATTAATTATGAAGGAAGCGTAATTCATGGGTCAGTTACTAGGAAAATGACCAAAACGGTTGAACAAACTCCCATATTTTGTGGCATTAATCGTGAAACTAATGGCGACAGTAGTAGAATAATTAATATGACAATTGCTTAGGAATGAGGCA
The DNA window shown above is from Euphorbia lathyris chromosome 1, ddEupLath1.1, whole genome shotgun sequence and carries:
- the LOC136229970 gene encoding histone deacetylase 6, which codes for MGDAACGSSLSSTGTDAKKRRVTYFYEPTIGDYYYGQGHPMKPHRIRMAHNLIVHYSLHRRMEINRPFPAASTDIRKFHSDDYVEFLASVSPLSHLDPSYNRQLKRFNVGEDCPVFDGLFGFCQASAGGSIGAAVKLNRGDADIALNWAGGLHHAKKSEASGFCYVNDIVLGILELLKVHRRVLYVDIDVHHGDGVEEAFYTTDRVMTVSFHKFGDFFPGTGHIKDTGAGHGKHYALNIPLNDGMDDSSFRGLFRPIIQKVMEVYQPEAVVLQCGADSLTGDRLGCFNLSVKGHADCLRFLRSYNVPLMVLGGGGYTIRNVARCWCYETAIAVGVEPDNRLPYNEYYEYFGPDYTLHIEPSNMENLNSPKDMERIRTLLLEQLTKLPHTPSVPFQTTPPVTEAPEEPEEKMDRRPKQRIWNGEGYESDPDEEERPRVGSFNRNYSAAVKVEMRDDIDEMDQDKKEKKNP